One window from the genome of Spiractinospora alimapuensis encodes:
- the cas3 gene encoding CRISPR-associated helicase Cas3', which yields MAGDELYAHSADGAGVRHRLDDHLRAVGDRAGGFGEAFRAAETAGYLGLVHDVGKGWCEWQDGLRRVEGTNRPVGLDHKGAGTWLAHRADLGVLASVVAGHHGGLPAFSELGQDVRAMAQGSGMSSAQEAIDRVAAVVPEILEGPGLPGWLTADGADALVVDSLVRFVFSAVVDADHLDTAAHFDGVPRQEHGVAIGGLVERYEEALKARLARRVSSPVDGDRARVYEQAVAAAQGPQGIYRLPAPTGSGKTFAAGGFGLHHARVHGLRRVIVAVPYLSITEQNAAEYRRLLEGPGEPEVVLEHHSGVDLDATSKSAGGRWARLAAENWDAPFIVTTTVRLFESLFGRRPAAMRRVHRLAGSVIVLDEVQALPDRLLVPIMSMLRTLTDHFGVTVLLASATQPTFFELSPLRDLAAREVIADPKPLYTRLQRVNYEWWLNPAPSREELAEEVAECRASLTVCNTTAQARELHALVAQRRDESAGPVLHLSTRMVARHRRETVRYVSELNAAGSPVAVVSTQLVEAGVDLDFPVVFRAFATAEAMQQAAGRCNRSGRLERGRVVVFELADGDGGASSGGGEFIYGAALAATRMFFGPGKATPDDLDALDTYYRERFKLTDTENDGEKIQDARREWNFPEVTNLFRMIKEETVPVVAIPPQYEAERERIQEVLALLRGGVPGGGLLRELRPYMATLPKSLAFDKASGLLAPVVGDLHEWLGDYDERRGIEISDSEEYVF from the coding sequence ATGGCCGGTGATGAGCTGTATGCACACAGTGCGGATGGGGCTGGTGTGCGGCACCGGTTGGATGATCATCTGCGGGCGGTGGGTGATCGTGCGGGCGGCTTCGGCGAGGCGTTTAGGGCAGCGGAGACCGCGGGCTACTTGGGTTTGGTGCATGACGTCGGTAAGGGCTGGTGTGAGTGGCAGGACGGGCTGCGCCGGGTAGAGGGCACGAACCGGCCGGTGGGGCTGGATCACAAGGGCGCGGGTACCTGGTTGGCGCACCGTGCGGATCTGGGGGTGCTCGCCTCGGTTGTCGCGGGCCACCATGGCGGGTTGCCTGCTTTCTCGGAGCTTGGGCAAGACGTGCGGGCTATGGCGCAGGGGAGCGGCATGTCCTCGGCACAGGAGGCCATAGACCGGGTAGCCGCTGTGGTGCCGGAGATCCTGGAGGGCCCCGGTTTGCCGGGCTGGCTCACTGCGGACGGTGCCGACGCGCTCGTCGTCGATTCGCTGGTGCGGTTCGTGTTCAGCGCCGTGGTGGATGCCGATCATTTGGATACCGCGGCGCACTTCGATGGCGTTCCTCGGCAGGAGCATGGGGTGGCGATTGGTGGGCTGGTCGAGCGTTACGAGGAGGCGCTGAAGGCGCGGTTGGCGCGTCGGGTTTCGTCGCCGGTGGATGGGGACCGGGCGCGGGTGTACGAGCAAGCGGTGGCCGCGGCTCAGGGCCCGCAGGGTATCTATCGCTTGCCGGCGCCGACCGGGTCGGGAAAGACGTTCGCCGCGGGGGGCTTCGGTCTGCATCATGCCCGTGTTCATGGGTTGCGGCGGGTCATTGTCGCCGTCCCCTACCTGTCGATCACCGAGCAGAACGCGGCGGAGTATCGGCGGTTGCTGGAGGGCCCCGGGGAGCCCGAGGTGGTGCTGGAGCACCACAGCGGGGTCGACCTGGACGCGACGTCCAAGAGTGCTGGCGGCCGGTGGGCCCGTTTGGCCGCTGAGAACTGGGACGCCCCGTTCATCGTGACCACGACGGTCCGGCTGTTCGAGTCTCTGTTTGGCCGGCGTCCCGCGGCCATGCGGCGTGTGCATCGACTCGCGGGCTCGGTGATCGTGCTGGATGAGGTTCAGGCTCTTCCGGATCGGTTGTTGGTGCCGATCATGTCGATGTTGCGGACGTTGACCGACCACTTCGGTGTGACCGTCCTGCTCGCGTCGGCGACACAACCAACGTTCTTCGAGCTGAGCCCACTGCGGGATCTGGCGGCCCGCGAGGTCATCGCCGACCCTAAGCCCCTCTACACCCGGCTGCAGCGGGTGAACTATGAGTGGTGGCTGAATCCGGCTCCGAGTCGGGAGGAGCTCGCCGAGGAAGTGGCAGAGTGTCGAGCATCCCTGACGGTGTGCAACACCACGGCTCAGGCGCGTGAGTTGCACGCATTGGTGGCGCAGCGGCGGGACGAGTCGGCGGGGCCGGTACTGCACCTGTCCACCCGTATGGTGGCCCGGCACCGCCGAGAGACCGTGCGGTACGTCAGTGAGCTCAACGCAGCCGGATCACCGGTGGCCGTGGTCAGTACCCAGTTGGTCGAGGCCGGAGTCGATCTGGATTTCCCCGTGGTGTTCCGCGCCTTCGCCACAGCCGAGGCGATGCAGCAGGCGGCGGGGCGCTGTAACCGCTCCGGACGGCTGGAACGCGGCCGCGTCGTGGTGTTCGAGCTAGCCGACGGGGACGGGGGAGCGTCGTCCGGCGGGGGCGAGTTCATATACGGGGCCGCCCTGGCCGCCACGCGAATGTTCTTCGGCCCGGGGAAAGCCACGCCAGACGATCTGGACGCCTTGGACACCTATTACCGGGAACGGTTCAAGCTCACCGACACCGAGAACGACGGGGAAAAGATCCAGGACGCCCGGAGGGAGTGGAACTTTCCCGAGGTGACCAACCTCTTCCGGATGATCAAGGAAGAGACAGTTCCGGTCGTGGCCATCCCTCCGCAATACGAAGCAGAGCGCGAGCGCATCCAGGAGGTGCTGGCGCTTCTGCGCGGGGGCGTTCCCGGTGGAGGGCTGCTGCGCGAACTGCGCCCGTACATGGCGACCTTGCCAAAGAGCCTGGCCTTCGACAAGGCGTCGGGCCTCCTGGCACCCGTCGTCGGCGACTTGCACGAGTGGCTTGGCGATTACGACGAGCGGCGCGGCATCGAGATCTCCGACAGTGAGGAGTATGTGTTTTGA
- a CDS encoding DUF2637 domain-containing protein, translating to MSSPVLRWTTIGAVLLLAGIAAVVSYSHMYDLALRHGEPEWRAALFPLSVDGMVVAASMTLLADARQGRRGGVLPWSLLILGSLASLAANVAVADPTVWSRIIHAWPSVALIGSYELLMRQFRGAASIRDAHAVRTQTNDDQANDDRAAGGAVSEPEGVLDRPDLRVVHERGWSSSKESVGSVATDSSSPPELQCEAWEWALAHRREDGSLPTGEEVAEQFERKPRWGRLVKQRGERGLLNGSNGRADENAEDQVVKSGVPGAGAVV from the coding sequence ATGTCGAGTCCGGTGTTGCGCTGGACCACTATTGGCGCGGTGTTGCTGTTGGCCGGGATCGCGGCCGTCGTTTCCTACTCCCACATGTACGACCTGGCGCTGCGCCACGGTGAACCCGAATGGCGTGCTGCACTGTTTCCGTTGTCGGTGGACGGGATGGTGGTCGCGGCGTCGATGACGTTGCTTGCTGATGCCCGTCAGGGCCGGCGCGGGGGAGTGCTGCCGTGGAGCTTGCTGATCCTGGGCAGCCTGGCGTCGCTGGCGGCCAACGTCGCGGTGGCTGACCCGACGGTGTGGTCGCGGATCATTCACGCGTGGCCGTCGGTGGCGCTGATCGGGAGCTACGAGCTGTTGATGCGTCAGTTCCGCGGTGCGGCGTCCATTCGCGATGCACATGCAGTGCGTACGCAGACCAACGATGATCAGGCGAACGATGACCGTGCTGCTGGGGGTGCGGTTTCGGAGCCTGAGGGTGTTCTCGATCGGCCGGATCTCCGGGTTGTTCACGAACGCGGATGGTCATCGTCGAAGGAGAGCGTCGGGAGCGTGGCCACGGATAGTTCCTCGCCGCCCGAGCTTCAGTGCGAAGCGTGGGAGTGGGCTCTGGCGCACCGTCGCGAGGACGGATCACTGCCGACTGGGGAGGAGGTGGCCGAGCAGTTCGAACGCAAACCCCGCTGGGGCCGCCTCGTCAAACAACGAGGCGAGAGGGGGCTCCTGAATGGGTCCAACGGGAGAGCAGACGAGAACGCCGAGGATCAGGTAGTGAAGTCAGGTGTGCCAGGGGCCGGGGCAGTCGTGTGA
- a CDS encoding lanthionine synthetase C family protein, which translates to MESRSVEKVTDDEVLRLARELADRLAEPAGDAPPKTHLADGAPGTALALRYAAEVFDDDRYFKQGRLLLQRTAKASAAAPMLAPGLYLGTAGVVWTVTEYARLEPRYLPTLATMADRLAHQTLAITLHTTAGNVAAHDYDVMGGAAGWLAALRKAAGVLGGRTTDATREAADRLADYLVELTQDDGGRLRWFCAPSHFPSIPGPDGQPTPLPGYVDRFPDGVYNLGFAHGPPGILAALCRPDAGNAAGDARPHRVRQGVRALSRTLGALRIDGLHYPAWPNLLLPHPDSGRPDTDAPQVPARSAWCYGAPGVAASLLSASAACGDPEPTDLAIATLLGVDDTPAEYQRINSPTLCHGLAGLLTIYGRAATQTGVPELRRMHDEFLSRMCSYAHSDHPYLFPDYDPWGGQEHSPGLLNGAAGVLLALLGTVSEAAAEWDELLFLNPRPPRGDEPGETAAAIGGDRGVGEP; encoded by the coding sequence ATGGAGTCTCGTTCCGTGGAGAAGGTGACCGACGACGAGGTCCTGCGGCTGGCTCGCGAACTGGCCGACCGGCTCGCGGAACCGGCCGGCGACGCCCCACCGAAGACCCACCTCGCCGACGGTGCCCCCGGCACCGCGCTCGCCCTCCGGTACGCCGCCGAAGTCTTCGACGACGACCGCTACTTCAAACAGGGTCGGCTCCTCCTGCAGCGCACCGCCAAGGCGAGTGCGGCCGCGCCCATGCTCGCACCAGGTCTGTACCTCGGCACCGCGGGTGTCGTCTGGACGGTGACCGAGTACGCCCGTCTTGAGCCGCGCTACCTCCCGACGCTGGCCACGATGGCCGACCGGCTCGCCCACCAGACGCTGGCGATCACACTCCACACCACCGCGGGAAACGTCGCCGCCCACGATTACGACGTCATGGGGGGCGCGGCAGGCTGGCTCGCAGCGCTCCGCAAGGCGGCCGGCGTCCTCGGCGGGCGCACGACGGACGCGACCAGGGAGGCCGCGGACCGCCTCGCCGACTACCTGGTGGAACTGACCCAGGACGACGGCGGCAGGCTCAGGTGGTTCTGCGCGCCCTCCCACTTCCCCAGCATTCCTGGCCCCGACGGACAGCCGACACCGCTTCCGGGATACGTGGACCGGTTCCCCGACGGCGTGTACAACCTGGGATTCGCCCACGGGCCGCCGGGGATCCTCGCGGCCCTCTGCCGCCCCGACGCCGGTAACGCGGCCGGAGACGCACGGCCGCACCGGGTACGACAGGGAGTCCGCGCCCTCTCCCGGACGCTCGGAGCGCTGCGCATCGACGGCCTCCACTATCCGGCGTGGCCCAACCTCCTACTGCCCCACCCGGACTCCGGGCGCCCCGACACCGATGCTCCGCAGGTACCCGCCAGAAGCGCGTGGTGCTACGGCGCGCCCGGTGTCGCCGCGTCCCTGCTGTCGGCCTCGGCGGCCTGCGGGGACCCGGAGCCGACCGACCTCGCGATCGCGACGCTCCTCGGTGTCGACGACACCCCTGCCGAGTACCAGCGCATCAACTCACCGACTCTGTGCCACGGTCTGGCCGGGCTGCTGACCATCTATGGCCGCGCCGCCACCCAGACGGGCGTGCCGGAACTGCGGCGCATGCACGACGAGTTCCTGTCGCGGATGTGCTCGTACGCGCACTCGGACCACCCCTACCTCTTCCCCGACTACGACCCATGGGGAGGGCAGGAGCACAGTCCCGGGCTGCTGAACGGTGCTGCCGGCGTCCTGCTCGCTCTTCTCGGCACCGTGTCCGAGGCGGCGGCCGAGTGGGACGAGCTGCTGTTCCTGAATCCCAGGCCGCCGCGCGGGGACGAACCGGGCGAGACCGCGGCGGCAATTGGGGGCGACCGAGGCGTGGGGGAACCATGA